The DNA segment TATCACCTAATGACGATGTAGCAATGTAATTTTCTCCAAAATTAATGCAGGTGTATCATTTTTCTAGGAGAATATGGACTAATTCCAAGGGAGATGAGCAAGAGTTGGCTAAGAAGGGCTTCATTGAGAGCTTGAAACAATTGGAGGAGTTTCTCGGAGACAAGCCTTATTTTGGAGGGGAGCAATTTGGGTTTGTTGATGTTGCTCTCATCCCTTTCTATTGCTGGTTTTATACATATGAGATGTTTGGAAACTTCAAACTTGAGACATTTTGTCCAAATATCATCTCATGGGCTAATAGATGCATGAAGAGAAAAAGTGTGTCTATAACTCTTGCAGATGGGAAGGAAGTTTATGAGTCTGTTTTGGATTACAAGAATAAGTTTTTGATGGACTAAGGGAAAGCTCTGGTGAACTCATGTATCAAAGTAGATAGAGCTAATAATATTTGTTTCCCACAATATCTGTCCCCCAATTTCCAAATTGCATTGGTTATATAGCTAGTAATAATAGTTAAGTAT comes from the Arachis duranensis cultivar V14167 chromosome 7, aradu.V14167.gnm2.J7QH, whole genome shotgun sequence genome and includes:
- the LOC107459946 gene encoding probable glutathione S-transferase translates to MGDISNNNVVLLGSGFSMFGMRARIALEEKEIKYEYKEEDLINKSSLLLEMNPVQKKIPVLIHNGKPICESLIIVEYIDMVWNNNNNNAPMLLPFDPYDKAQARFWADFVDQKVYHFSRRIWTNSKGDEQELAKKGFIESLKQLEEFLGDKPYFGGEQFGFVDVALIPFYCWFYTYEMFGNFKLETFCPNIISWANRCMKRKSVSITLADGKEVYESVLDYKNKFLMD